A genome region from Desulfobacterales bacterium includes the following:
- a CDS encoding DUF3859 domain-containing protein, translating to MKSYITCLAMLFLILGCAGSQVDSQKIFGAEIRDYGICNINLKETVSSDTTASGGYNITEGVVFISKTTNIPAEKGLSFGIKYVINGEPEGSKVTLKVVAIHPPIKGKTKSSAIVDAKIGTWRAEHYTFNESYEMVKGEWIFQIYHKENLLIEKSFMVSKS from the coding sequence ATGAAATCATATATCACTTGCCTTGCTATGCTTTTTCTTATTTTAGGTTGCGCTGGTTCTCAGGTTGATTCACAAAAGATATTTGGCGCTGAAATTCGGGATTACGGTATCTGTAACATCAATCTAAAAGAGACGGTATCATCTGATACTACGGCAAGCGGAGGTTATAATATTACTGAGGGAGTTGTCTTCATCAGCAAGACTACTAATATTCCAGCGGAAAAAGGACTCTCATTTGGCATCAAATATGTCATAAATGGAGAGCCGGAAGGCTCAAAAGTGACGCTAAAAGTAGTCGCCATACATCCGCCTATTAAAGGAAAAACTAAAAGCAGCGCCATAGTCGATGCTAAAATTGGTACCTGGAGGGCCGAGCATTACACTTTTAATGAAAGCTATGAAATGGTTAAGGGGGAATGGATTTTTCAAATTTATCACAAAGAAAATTTGCTGATAGAAAAATCCTTTATGGTAAGTAAATCATAA
- a CDS encoding SDR family oxidoreductase, giving the protein MNKKIALVTNVLDYVGPPAVKALLEGGYHVLAQDPAFNDTKIQEDYEDKNPGTVPISLQDPKALIEHAWDHHKKIDVLVSNDTFPAIHIPIEEANVEDLNATIESVLVYPFKLMQAAIPRLKKQGKGNVIMITSCRTELPLPGGAIPDIARAGTNALVKSLSIELAPFGIPVNAIAPNYLYSEAYFPKTKFIDDPIGKAFIREVVPAGRLGEPEEIGELVNYLATMKGSFHTGTIIKFAGGWPAAPKRPI; this is encoded by the coding sequence ATGAATAAAAAAATCGCTTTGGTTACAAATGTCCTGGACTATGTTGGTCCGCCCGCGGTTAAAGCTCTATTGGAAGGCGGATATCACGTTTTGGCTCAAGATCCCGCCTTTAATGATACAAAGATACAAGAGGATTACGAAGACAAAAATCCCGGCACAGTTCCGATAAGCCTGCAGGACCCAAAGGCGCTCATTGAGCACGCATGGGATCATCATAAAAAGATTGATGTTCTGGTAAGTAACGATACGTTTCCCGCGATACATATTCCAATAGAGGAAGCGAATGTGGAAGATTTAAATGCAACGATAGAAAGTGTCCTGGTCTATCCATTTAAATTAATGCAGGCGGCCATTCCACGTCTTAAAAAACAAGGTAAGGGCAATGTCATCATGATCACATCATGTCGTACCGAACTGCCTTTGCCGGGTGGCGCTATACCTGACATCGCGAGGGCCGGAACGAATGCGTTGGTTAAATCTTTAAGTATAGAGCTAGCGCCTTTCGGTATTCCGGTAAACGCCATTGCACCCAATTACCTATACAGTGAGGCCTACTTTCCAAAGACAAAATTTATAGATGACCCTATCGGCAAAGCATTCATAAGGGAAGTTGTGCCGGCAGGCAGGCTCGGTGAACCGGAGGAAATAGGTGAGTTGGTAAACTATCTGGCCACTATGAAAGGTTCATTTCATACGGGCACAATAATCAAATTTGCAGGCGGTTGGCCTGCTGCTCCCAAAAGGCCGATCTAA
- a CDS encoding zinc-ribbon domain containing protein, with protein sequence MPRKKKLRRKNKAAHRLPVDESKLNMGNTYDSPPEYYYDIEFTCRDCGSVEIWKAAQQKWWYEEAGGYFFATAVRCRECRAKERQRKQEARRTHLEGVMRKDKQDS encoded by the coding sequence ATGCCCAGAAAAAAGAAACTTCGAAGAAAAAACAAAGCCGCTCATCGGCTGCCGGTGGACGAATCAAAGCTCAACATGGGCAATACGTATGATTCTCCGCCCGAATACTACTACGATATCGAATTCACCTGTCGCGATTGTGGCTCGGTCGAAATCTGGAAAGCCGCCCAGCAAAAATGGTGGTACGAGGAGGCCGGTGGATACTTTTTCGCCACGGCCGTTCGCTGCCGCGAGTGCCGCGCAAAAGAGCGTCAACGCAAACAAGAGGCCCGCAGGACCCATCTTGAAGGAGTGATGCGAAAAGACAAACAAGACTCGTGA
- a CDS encoding HAD family hydrolase — protein sequence MNLLFDLDGTLTDPLTGITNCIEYALDKLGKQLPSGKNLRWCIGPPLRESFAKLLATEDKALIEKAVTLYRERFGSVGLYENQVYGGIADVLASLQNYGHTLYVATSKPTIYAQRIIAHFALQHYFKCIYGSELDGTRGDKTSLIAHILQTELLSPAVAVMIGDREHDMIGAKENGVSGFGVLWGYGTRDELERSGAQAVFKNPPELVRAFSAMGTAGRHQ from the coding sequence ATGAATCTCTTATTTGATCTGGATGGTACGTTGACCGACCCTTTGACAGGCATTACCAACTGCATTGAGTATGCGCTGGATAAGCTGGGCAAACAATTGCCGTCCGGGAAAAATTTGCGCTGGTGCATCGGGCCCCCGTTAAGGGAAAGCTTCGCAAAACTGCTGGCCACTGAGGACAAAGCCCTTATTGAGAAAGCGGTGACGCTTTACCGTGAGCGGTTTGGCAGTGTGGGATTATACGAGAATCAAGTCTATGGCGGCATCGCCGATGTGCTGGCATCCCTGCAAAACTATGGCCATACACTTTATGTGGCCACATCCAAACCGACCATTTATGCGCAGCGAATTATCGCGCACTTTGCACTGCAGCACTACTTCAAGTGTATCTATGGCAGTGAACTTGACGGAACCCGGGGCGACAAGACAAGTCTAATAGCCCACATCCTGCAAACAGAATTGCTTTCACCTGCTGTGGCGGTGATGATCGGTGATCGTGAGCATGATATGATTGGTGCAAAAGAAAATGGTGTCAGTGGTTTTGGCGTTCTGTGGGGATATGGAACCAGAGATGAATTAGAGCGCTCCGGGGCACAGGCTGTTTTCAAAAACCCACCGGAATTGGTTCGCGCATTCAGTGCAATGGGGACGGCCGGCAGGCATCAATGA
- a CDS encoding 3-oxoacyl-ACP reductase family protein, producing the protein MALKEKTALVTGARVGIGRAIAVHLAEQGANIIACSRTLSPADTVIAECTSKGSKALAVAANVAVLQDCAQVVKKGIDHFGRIDILVNNAGIYPSAPLLEIDEQTWDRVFAVNLKGTLFAAQSVAKLAMVPQKSGRIINISSCDGRRPTAGIAHYAASKAGVISLTKSLALELAPHNITANAVAPGWVETEAILKSDRWKTAVKEIPLGRLARPEEIAGIVAFLADDSAGYITGATFDINGGLIMD; encoded by the coding sequence ATGGCTTTAAAGGAAAAGACAGCCCTGGTGACCGGTGCCAGGGTCGGTATCGGCAGGGCCATTGCCGTGCATCTGGCCGAGCAGGGGGCCAACATCATCGCCTGCTCACGGACGCTTTCGCCGGCTGACACCGTTATTGCAGAGTGCACCTCCAAAGGGTCAAAGGCCCTGGCGGTAGCAGCCAATGTCGCTGTGCTGCAGGATTGCGCGCAGGTGGTAAAGAAAGGGATCGATCATTTCGGGCGGATTGACATCCTGGTCAATAATGCCGGCATATATCCATCGGCACCCTTGCTGGAAATTGACGAGCAAACCTGGGACCGGGTTTTCGCCGTCAATCTCAAGGGGACTCTGTTTGCCGCCCAGAGCGTCGCCAAATTGGCAATGGTTCCCCAAAAAAGCGGCAGAATTATCAATATCAGCTCCTGCGATGGCCGACGGCCGACAGCCGGAATCGCCCATTATGCTGCATCCAAGGCCGGTGTTATCAGCCTGACCAAATCGTTGGCGCTGGAGCTGGCGCCCCATAACATTACTGCCAATGCGGTGGCGCCGGGCTGGGTGGAAACCGAAGCCATACTGAAGTCCGATCGCTGGAAAACGGCTGTTAAGGAAATTCCGCTGGGCCGGCTTGCCCGACCGGAAGAGATTGCCGGGATCGTCGCCTTTCTGGCAGACGACAGTGCCGGGTATATTACCGGCGCGACGTTTGATATCAACGGCGGCCTCATTATGGATTAG
- a CDS encoding glycyl-radical enzyme activating protein: MPQTDTALIFDIKHYAIHDGPGIRTTVFMKGCPLRCRWCANPESQHAHPEVLYNWDHCTLCRECEQACPNAAVEFESDRRRYHPQRCTGCGLCARVCLSDAVELCGYTIDVKTLWQQIKADRAFWDRSGGGVTLSGGEPLLQREFASVFLSHCQIRRVHTAIETCGHAPEAHFDALLSHVDLVIFDFKVEDTAAHKRYTAVSNHRIKNNLLKLLKSNKDVLVRLPLIPGYNDSPGMIRKTGEFLAKTRAGLPVEVLPYHRLGANKYAHLGRPYALSEVKTPDDFQLKAVADSLSGFDLDLKLVHGHQTENRI, from the coding sequence ATGCCGCAAACCGATACAGCCCTGATATTTGATATCAAGCACTATGCCATCCATGACGGACCGGGTATCCGGACCACCGTTTTCATGAAAGGCTGCCCCTTAAGATGCCGCTGGTGTGCCAATCCCGAATCACAGCATGCCCACCCGGAAGTGCTGTACAACTGGGATCACTGCACCCTGTGCCGTGAATGCGAGCAGGCCTGCCCGAATGCAGCCGTTGAATTTGAGTCTGACCGACGCCGGTACCATCCACAGCGCTGCACCGGATGCGGCCTCTGTGCCCGGGTTTGTCTGTCCGATGCGGTCGAGCTGTGCGGTTATACGATTGATGTCAAAACGCTCTGGCAGCAGATCAAAGCGGATCGGGCCTTCTGGGACCGCTCCGGCGGCGGCGTCACCCTCTCCGGCGGTGAACCTCTGCTCCAACGGGAGTTTGCCAGCGTGTTCCTCTCCCATTGCCAGATCCGTCGGGTCCATACGGCAATTGAAACCTGCGGCCATGCGCCTGAAGCGCATTTCGATGCCCTGCTTTCCCATGTGGACCTGGTCATCTTTGATTTTAAAGTGGAAGACACTGCTGCACATAAGCGTTACACGGCCGTATCGAACCATCGAATCAAAAACAATTTATTAAAGCTGTTAAAAAGCAACAAAGATGTTCTGGTGCGCTTGCCGCTGATACCCGGTTACAATGATTCTCCGGGGATGATCAGAAAAACCGGTGAGTTTCTGGCTAAAACCCGCGCAGGGCTCCCGGTTGAAGTTTTGCCCTATCACCGACTGGGAGCAAATAAATATGCGCATCTGGGGCGGCCCTATGCGCTATCGGAAGTTAAAACGCCCGACGACTTTCAACTGAAAGCGGTGGCCGATTCTCTGAGCGGATTTGATCTGGATCTCAAGCTGGTTCACGGCCATCAAACCGAAAATCGGATTTAA
- a CDS encoding formate C-acetyltransferase/glycerol dehydratase family glycyl radical enzyme produces MSDKIKAAQNNPQLTSERVARLRARLVEVRPQVFAERALLVTEAYQNAANDPPAICRAKALDRILQKSAISIKADELIVGCKVPLAKGSPVYPEFNVKWLEDELDTLADREETSFEIDADTKTALEQRVIPYWKGRTVYDRILEQAPEKALAAGKEGLLFHYYIDRSIGHISVNYEKVLQLGFCGIKAEIAAQQAQLAETQDDFPQKSAFYETLIMVADAAIAFSHRYAELASDLAADCEDPVRCRELENIALICRRVPEHRAKTLHEALQSFWFVHLILNLESNSYAISPGRFCQYVYPFYQADLESGKIDEAGAQELINCLWIKFNEMTVAKAGASAKASNTYVDFQNLNIGGLGADGSDGTNDISYFCLNALDALALPQPQLSCLVSSKTDKDFLMRACEVVRNGTGMPAMFNDDVKVISLLSSGKSLIDARNGGVNGCVEVNAQGCDNMASTGYVNLPKCLELALNDGISMTSGKQLGPRAGKITDFNAFEDVWQAFAQQLKAAVALKVSYDTAALEAFSKHCPVVFTSLVMDDCIEKGKDFHQGGARYNAPMMCGVGLGTLTDSLAAIRQFCFLTGQYTLVQIHAALLDNFSSQPLLQKQLWKNGPKFGNNDEHVDRLAVDTVNLFSDILGGHLNVYGEAYRANMIPTTTHIPMGHSTAATPDGRFSGAPLSEGVSPVQGQDMSGPTGMILSLAKVDHARTAGTLLNMKFTPQILAGREQLEKFSELIRTYFALGGYHMQFNVVSKETLLAAQKDPRSYRSLIVRVAGYSDYFVSLSKDLQDEIIMRTAHGVD; encoded by the coding sequence ATGTCGGACAAAATAAAAGCAGCCCAGAACAATCCGCAATTGACCAGCGAGCGGGTTGCGCGTTTGCGCGCACGGCTGGTCGAAGTGCGCCCGCAGGTTTTTGCCGAGAGGGCGCTACTGGTGACCGAAGCGTATCAAAATGCCGCAAACGACCCACCGGCAATTTGCCGCGCCAAAGCCCTGGATCGAATCCTGCAAAAAAGCGCCATCAGCATAAAGGCCGATGAATTGATTGTGGGTTGCAAGGTCCCCCTGGCAAAAGGATCTCCAGTTTATCCTGAATTCAACGTCAAATGGCTTGAAGATGAGCTGGACACCCTGGCGGATAGGGAAGAAACATCTTTTGAGATTGATGCTGATACCAAGACGGCTTTAGAACAGCGGGTTATCCCCTATTGGAAAGGGCGGACCGTTTATGACCGCATTTTAGAGCAAGCGCCCGAGAAAGCATTGGCGGCCGGAAAGGAGGGTCTTTTATTTCATTATTACATCGACCGCAGCATCGGCCATATCTCGGTCAATTATGAAAAAGTACTCCAACTGGGGTTTTGCGGAATCAAGGCTGAAATTGCCGCCCAGCAGGCGCAGTTGGCTGAAACCCAGGATGATTTTCCACAAAAAAGCGCCTTTTATGAGACCCTGATAATGGTCGCCGATGCAGCGATCGCTTTTTCGCATCGATATGCAGAGCTGGCTTCCGATCTGGCAGCCGACTGCGAAGATCCGGTTCGCTGCAGGGAGCTGGAGAACATTGCCCTCATATGCCGGCGCGTGCCGGAACACAGAGCTAAAACCTTGCACGAGGCACTGCAGTCATTCTGGTTTGTGCATCTCATCTTGAATCTTGAAAGCAATTCTTACGCTATTTCTCCCGGCCGCTTTTGCCAGTATGTCTACCCGTTTTATCAGGCTGACCTTGAAAGCGGGAAGATCGATGAGGCCGGCGCGCAGGAATTGATCAATTGCCTGTGGATCAAATTTAACGAAATGACGGTGGCCAAAGCCGGTGCTTCGGCTAAAGCCAGCAACACCTATGTTGATTTTCAAAACTTGAATATCGGCGGACTCGGGGCTGATGGCAGTGACGGCACCAATGACATCTCTTATTTTTGTCTTAACGCCCTTGATGCCCTGGCGCTCCCCCAGCCCCAGTTATCATGCCTGGTCAGTTCTAAGACCGATAAGGATTTCCTGATGCGGGCCTGTGAAGTCGTGCGCAACGGGACCGGCATGCCCGCCATGTTCAATGATGATGTCAAAGTCATCAGTTTGTTATCCAGCGGCAAATCACTGATAGATGCCCGCAATGGCGGTGTTAACGGGTGTGTCGAGGTCAATGCCCAGGGCTGTGACAACATGGCCTCCACAGGATATGTGAATCTACCCAAATGCCTCGAGCTGGCGCTTAACGACGGCATCAGCATGACCAGTGGCAAACAGCTGGGACCGCGGGCGGGTAAAATCACCGATTTTAACGCCTTTGAAGATGTATGGCAGGCCTTTGCACAACAGCTTAAAGCGGCCGTGGCCCTGAAGGTCTCCTATGATACGGCTGCTCTGGAAGCCTTTTCCAAACACTGCCCCGTCGTGTTTACATCCCTGGTGATGGATGATTGCATTGAAAAGGGAAAAGATTTTCATCAGGGCGGCGCCCGCTACAATGCGCCCATGATGTGCGGCGTGGGGCTGGGCACCCTGACAGACTCGCTGGCGGCGATCCGGCAATTTTGTTTTTTGACCGGACAATACACTCTTGTGCAGATTCACGCAGCGCTGTTAGACAATTTTTCGTCACAGCCGCTTTTGCAGAAACAGCTGTGGAAAAACGGGCCCAAATTCGGTAACAACGATGAACACGTCGACCGGTTGGCAGTCGATACCGTGAACCTGTTCAGTGACATCCTCGGCGGTCACCTGAACGTCTACGGCGAAGCGTATCGGGCCAACATGATCCCCACGACAACCCACATTCCCATGGGACATTCCACGGCGGCGACTCCCGACGGCCGTTTTTCCGGTGCGCCCCTGTCTGAAGGCGTGTCTCCCGTCCAGGGGCAGGATATGTCCGGGCCCACCGGCATGATTCTATCCTTGGCCAAGGTTGACCATGCCCGCACGGCGGGCACCCTGCTGAACATGAAATTTACACCGCAAATTTTAGCTGGCCGGGAGCAATTGGAGAAATTTTCCGAACTGATACGGACCTATTTTGCCCTCGGCGGCTACCACATGCAGTTCAACGTGGTCTCAAAAGAAACCCTGCTGGCTGCTCAGAAAGATCCCCGCTCGTATCGTTCCCTGATTGTAAGAGTCGCCGGCTACAGTGATTATTTTGTGTCGCTGAGTAAAGATTTGCAGGATGAAATCATCATGCGTACCGCCCACGGGGTCGATTGA
- a CDS encoding FadR/GntR family transcriptional regulator produces MKKKRDDVIAKLKELIKTKMYTKGSKLPAERDLAEMLGVSRSLLREAIITLEAWGVLESVERQGIFVLTPFLSDFTDSMQFMPFWLEDLLPQVMEMRWILSVSAAELAAHRRTDEDLMKMRACIEKLKSGNSESKDKKEERSYWEIMLHNLYISATHNKVMERVNEGLASLIERNTNLSNVVFMTIDDWFDLVVSQHEQLVQAIEEQNARKAKAIMIQHLEDSIQKIEKLSEEGMFPIAYKRTQPLS; encoded by the coding sequence TTGAAAAAGAAAAGAGACGACGTTATCGCCAAACTGAAAGAGCTCATCAAAACCAAGATGTACACCAAAGGCAGCAAGCTACCGGCCGAGCGTGATCTCGCGGAAATGTTGGGCGTCAGCCGCTCACTGCTGCGTGAAGCCATTATCACCCTGGAAGCCTGGGGGGTTCTTGAATCGGTTGAACGCCAGGGCATATTCGTGCTAACACCCTTTCTGAGCGATTTCACCGATAGCATGCAGTTTATGCCTTTCTGGCTCGAGGATCTTTTGCCGCAGGTTATGGAAATGCGCTGGATTTTGAGCGTATCAGCAGCGGAATTGGCTGCCCACCGTCGTACGGATGAAGATTTGATGAAAATGAGAGCCTGTATCGAAAAGCTAAAGTCCGGTAACAGTGAATCAAAGGATAAAAAAGAGGAGCGCTCATACTGGGAGATCATGCTTCACAATCTGTATATTTCCGCCACGCATAACAAAGTCATGGAGCGTGTCAACGAAGGTCTGGCATCGCTGATTGAAAGAAACACCAATCTCAGCAACGTTGTCTTCATGACGATAGACGACTGGTTCGACCTGGTGGTCTCGCAACACGAGCAACTGGTTCAGGCCATTGAAGAACAGAATGCCCGCAAGGCCAAGGCCATAATGATTCAGCACCTGGAAGATTCGATTCAAAAAATAGAAAAATTGAGTGAGGAAGGCATGTTTCCTATTGCCTACAAGAGAACGCAACCTCTGTCCTAG
- a CDS encoding thioesterase family protein codes for MKESLKKGLAFKFQFLVPEDKTVPYLYPEAPELQQMPKVLATGFMVGLFEWACIQAINPHLDWPDEQTVGIGLNLNHLAATPPGLTVTVSVKLKEIDGRRLVFSIVADDGIDKISEGTHERFVIDAAKFNKKVAEKGKKAGT; via the coding sequence ATGAAAGAGTCTTTGAAGAAGGGTCTGGCGTTCAAATTTCAATTCCTGGTCCCGGAAGACAAAACGGTCCCCTATTTGTATCCCGAAGCCCCGGAATTGCAGCAGATGCCAAAAGTTTTGGCCACCGGTTTCATGGTGGGTCTGTTCGAGTGGGCGTGTATTCAGGCGATTAACCCCCACCTCGACTGGCCCGACGAGCAAACTGTGGGCATCGGGTTAAACCTGAATCACCTGGCGGCCACACCACCGGGTCTGACGGTTACCGTATCGGTAAAGCTGAAGGAAATCGACGGCCGCAGATTGGTCTTTTCGATTGTCGCCGATGACGGCATTGACAAGATTTCCGAAGGAACCCACGAGCGCTTTGTCATCGATGCCGCAAAATTCAATAAAAAGGTTGCCGAAAAAGGCAAAAAGGCGGGCACCTAA
- a CDS encoding DUF2860 family protein has product MRNFKSIPMILFVLLVSSSIAFAAGPAEKAEGFSGRISAGAGYMTSTDQLKTSDENNRIDSLSGDADWYDSFLPLVLFNLQYTFAESGRQIYFGTPPELSGPPGLSLGFVQPFSDGSRLDISVFARLFSEVWRDPYLTDVNRKETREHNYGTRVAYEKILGSGFNLSYAFSRTDVNVDDIGDRFNDLERDGYAHKAEVEYDFRLGQTITLTPGFELTVADIDGEANAYNGYQFGLGFRKFSKTYQLMLKGSVGWDDYDERHPVFSKTRNDTNYSVFGMFTRSDLFGVDALFATIMAGYRYRDSNIGFLNAQTFLSGAMVGIEF; this is encoded by the coding sequence ATGCGAAATTTTAAATCCATACCGATGATTTTGTTTGTCCTTCTAGTATCATCGTCGATTGCCTTTGCCGCCGGCCCCGCAGAAAAAGCGGAAGGCTTTAGCGGTCGCATCTCAGCAGGTGCTGGATATATGACCAGCACCGATCAGCTTAAAACAAGTGATGAAAACAACCGTATAGATTCTTTAAGCGGCGATGCCGATTGGTACGATTCATTTCTGCCGCTGGTGTTGTTTAACTTGCAATATACCTTCGCCGAAAGCGGCCGACAGATCTATTTTGGAACCCCGCCGGAACTCAGCGGGCCGCCCGGGCTGTCGCTGGGTTTTGTGCAGCCCTTTTCAGACGGCAGCCGCCTGGACATATCTGTTTTTGCCCGCTTATTTTCAGAAGTCTGGCGGGATCCTTACCTGACAGACGTCAACCGTAAGGAAACCCGCGAGCACAATTACGGCACGCGCGTCGCTTACGAGAAAATTCTGGGCAGCGGCTTTAACCTTTCCTATGCATTTTCCCGGACGGACGTTAATGTCGATGATATCGGGGATCGCTTCAATGATCTGGAGCGCGACGGCTACGCTCACAAAGCTGAAGTTGAATATGACTTCCGCCTGGGGCAAACCATCACGTTGACACCGGGCTTTGAGCTGACTGTCGCTGACATCGACGGCGAGGCCAATGCCTACAACGGTTACCAATTCGGGTTGGGCTTTCGCAAATTTTCAAAAACCTATCAGCTTATGTTAAAAGGTAGTGTTGGCTGGGATGACTACGATGAGCGGCACCCGGTTTTTAGCAAAACCCGCAATGATACCAATTATTCTGTGTTCGGGATGTTCACACGCTCTGATCTGTTCGGGGTCGACGCTCTTTTCGCCACCATAATGGCCGGCTACCGGTACCGGGACTCCAACATCGGCTTTTTGAATGCCCAAACCTTTTTGAGCGGCGCGATGGTTGGAATCGAGTTTTAG
- a CDS encoding efflux RND transporter periplasmic adaptor subunit, translating to MDEQIKTAKETTRTGRSRSRRRLIINIGLSLAVIVAGIIGAAYITKTAPKARRRPPAKIAPLVEVARITPGVHNVAVQAMGTVVPAREIVLESRVSGEIVALHPQFAVGGFLEKGSEVLRIDPLDYELAVTLAQARVKDSESVLKVAEEEAAAAIEEWRLLYKNNPEDAKIPALVAKEPQLEAARAKLAGEQADLRKARLDLERTRIKAPFNAIVRNKFVDLGSQVSSQEQLAELVGTDIYWVQASIPVDRLNWIMIPRQASETGSIVRIFHRNDFEHQGTVIKLLGDLEQEGRMARVLIEVKDPLGLSPKAKKQLPLLIGEYVRLEIDGRRLDNVYRIPRAALREDTRIWVASSENTLKIREVDVLWRDAETVLFKDGLEPGDRLIISELPTPVEGMAIQIAQ from the coding sequence ATGGACGAACAAATCAAAACAGCGAAGGAGACGACCCGAACCGGTCGGTCCCGCAGCCGGCGACGCCTGATCATCAATATTGGGCTGTCATTGGCGGTGATTGTGGCCGGCATCATCGGTGCCGCCTATATTACCAAGACAGCACCCAAGGCGCGCCGGCGGCCGCCTGCCAAAATCGCCCCTTTGGTTGAAGTGGCCCGGATAACACCCGGCGTTCACAATGTTGCCGTTCAGGCAATGGGAACCGTGGTGCCGGCCAGAGAGATCGTTCTCGAATCGCGTGTCTCCGGGGAAATCGTGGCACTTCACCCGCAGTTTGCTGTCGGTGGCTTTTTAGAAAAGGGGTCAGAGGTGTTGCGCATCGATCCGCTTGATTATGAATTGGCGGTCACCCTGGCCCAGGCCCGGGTTAAAGACTCGGAGAGCGTGCTAAAAGTCGCCGAAGAAGAGGCCGCTGCAGCCATAGAGGAATGGCGTCTGTTATATAAAAACAATCCTGAAGATGCTAAAATTCCGGCATTGGTGGCCAAAGAGCCGCAATTGGAGGCTGCCCGCGCCAAACTGGCCGGTGAACAGGCCGATCTGAGAAAGGCCAGACTCGATCTGGAAAGGACGCGGATTAAGGCGCCCTTTAATGCTATCGTGCGCAATAAATTTGTCGATCTCGGATCTCAGGTATCCAGCCAGGAACAGCTTGCCGAGCTGGTAGGCACCGATATTTATTGGGTTCAGGCCTCCATCCCGGTTGATCGTCTCAACTGGATAATGATTCCACGCCAAGCCAGCGAAACCGGCTCCATCGTCCGCATTTTTCACCGCAATGATTTTGAACATCAAGGCACAGTCATCAAGTTGCTGGGTGATCTGGAACAAGAAGGCCGCATGGCAAGGGTGCTCATCGAAGTCAAAGACCCTTTAGGCCTTAGCCCGAAGGCAAAAAAACAGCTGCCGCTTTTAATCGGTGAGTATGTGCGCCTTGAGATTGATGGCCGGCGGCTAGATAATGTGTACCGCATTCCGCGTGCCGCGCTGCGTGAAGACACACGCATCTGGGTGGCCTCGAGCGAAAACACCCTTAAAATCCGTGAAGTGGATGTTCTGTGGCGTGATGCCGAAACGGTTTTGTTCAAAGACGGCCTCGAGCCGGGTGACCGTCTGATCATTTCAGAGCTGCCCACTCCGGTTGAGGGGATGGCCATACAGATCGCCCAATAA